A single Tachypleus tridentatus isolate NWPU-2018 chromosome 9, ASM421037v1, whole genome shotgun sequence DNA region contains:
- the LOC143227002 gene encoding uncharacterized protein LOC143227002, with amino-acid sequence MAMKVQSPGISQHNGPPRGHNQYNGPPRGHSQHNGSPRGHTIYHVPKEKLSRALFLKIWFGTIVFLFVAGVILLVLGVVFWQTGLALFLGGLFCLTLAVLTLAVYFWYLRWRKTGVVDKRRYEQNTISTIGNPELYTPAPTTQI; translated from the exons atgg ccATGAAAGTCCAGTCACCAGGAATAAGTCAACATAATGGACCACCAAGAGGCCATAACCAATACAATGGACCACCGAGAGGCCATAGCCAACACAATGGATCACCAAGAGGCCACACTATTTATCACGTTCCCAAGGAAAAACTTTCCAGAGCTTTGTTCCTAAAGATATGGTTTGGAACTATCGTTTTCCTCTTTGTTGCTGGTGTCATTTTGCTCGTCCTGGGAGTTGTTTTTTGGCAAACGGGTCTTGCACTCTTTCTTGGTGGTCTCTTTTGTTTAACTCTTGCTGTTCTGACGTTGGCCGTATACTTTTGGTATCTTCGTTGGCGAAAGACTGGAGTTGTCGACAAGAGAAGATACGAGCAAAATACGATATCTACTATTGGGAATCCTGAGTTATACACCCCAGCCCCTACAACTCAAATCTGA